From the genome of Wolbachia endosymbiont (group B) of Parapoynx stratiotata, one region includes:
- a CDS encoding OTU domain-containing protein, with amino-acid sequence MFKTQYLTDHLKKEGVNSKITELSDQIQYIEQAKEFYQLKRYRRSDVDSESGSQVKRIDVPGDGSCLFWSVTMAYLIPVRNDDALFRQRYEVLFGNDGTVTQNLDHIRGLVRNLGAANYDDTFANLVRNVFRNRVVDHISSYRNEFRDFVEGDFERYLENMRNPDTWGGEPEIRAMSGMLSATISVSGEVETQYGNGNTQIQLFHVGAPGKRNHYNFGLERNIIDNDKELAKGLKRVMGKVRPQDFELIQLLIEEASKEVGISQQDEDFKSFEPRFQSFVDQIPSYLHSVEKAGFFTHFFLGSFSTLPDIKIAEKLNIKKIYFSFDTSKTLKVAIVKNGQIGNAEDAINNIDLFSISEGKRGHQFTVNELENILRKNIDRSKIRDRDVENEILNIKNEIQDRIKSRLVQIYKGKGDIFVNMEAKEILDSATSKEFYEIEKGIWNNPEGDIAKLSDSDAQTVSRSLKKVLEKINNVHSEYVGSVVYDNSAREAAHHGFMVGVFMNFHYRYNLRVYPEQFAGRGYADIILLARGPDRALDSIPIIIELKAGAGSNATPDKALQQAERYAQGFQPNVQRVLTTADNILYVGVNLDNPSPISDIKVSNRGEEIIPLFQDMLKSSDDWDTQEIGKRELKEQIKDNMERIYHTFPGTSEKGDNHYFSRFLLGQSLLLSEDSGTSLKKYIFIYGDNIPTEVHPNLRRLGRPAAQRARERLSANLDASHAVVTMVLIPENTEKLVYVMNIVEANRKDVLNGLNEVLPLDRLNREIGNREIIELSLNFDTRYKSDFKRYLTIWAEKYNSLQEYNNGDNRFQGTFKEVTYPNELKETFDKALDIQSLSIRGYSRLLEKIGEGIFPFKSLVNKEAHFQGILNGVFSYYSDLKLQESPETRALVLTEFQTGRGERIDMLVHGIKFVAQGGNAEEYTPIGLELKASRQGKGAQALLREANDQINEEYKEGVTYKTLTDGDEVKFIGVVFDKGSNNPNKLILTSRTTKEGFIPVEVVHSSVHMLPTGEATQSLNKLNLNGCAKQSNRKKRSIKCLFSKDDVEKFSKGRVDKNNVGKVIIDSEKFLTYVKSSQDEGKNAQLIEFIGNKNIEGDYKYLVDKVIGAVVLKVNRKILKINFYLVDYKAKDAFNTFYVI; translated from the coding sequence ATGTTTAAGACACAATATCTAACAGATCACCTAAAAAAAGAAGGCGTTAATTCAAAGATTACCGAATTATCGGATCAAATACAATATATAGAGCAAGCTAAAGAATTTTATCAACTTAAGCGTTATCGTAGATCTGATGTTGATTCCGAAAGTGGAAGTCAGGTTAAGAGAATCGATGTTCCAGGAGACGGTAGTTGCTTATTTTGGTCTGTTACTATGGCTTACTTAATACCCGTCAGAAACGACGATGCTTTATTTCGACAAAGGTATGAAGTACTATTTGGAAATGATGGAACTGTAACCCAAAATTTAGATCATATTAGAGGTTTGGTTCGGAATTTAGGTGCTGCGAATTATGATGATACATTTGCAAATTTAGTAAGAAACGTATTTCGTAATCGAGTAGTTGATCACATAAGTTCTTATAGAAATGAGTTCAGAGATTTTGTTGAAGGTGATTTTGAGCGTTACTTGGAAAACATGAGGAACCCTGATACTTGGGGAGGTGAACCTGAAATAAGAGCAATGAGTGGAATGCTTAGCGCAACGATTAGTGTTTCTGGTGAGGTTGAAACTCAATATGGTAATGGAAATACTCAAATACAGTTATTTCATGTTGGTGCACCAGGTAAACGAAACCATTATAATTTTGGTCTTGAAAGGAATATTATTGATAATGATAAAGAGCTTGCAAAAGGCTTAAAAAGAGTCATGGGTAAAGTAAGACCACAAGACTTTGAGTTAATACAGTTATTGATAGAGGAAGCAAGTAAAGAAGTTGGTATAAGCCAGCAAGATGAGGATTTTAAATCTTTTGAACCGAGATTTCAGTCATTTGTGGATCAGATTCCATCTTATTTACACTCTGTAGAAAAAGCAGGATTTTTTACACACTTCTTCCTAGGGAGCTTTTCTACTTTGCCAGATATAAAAATTGCAGAAAAGTTAAATATTAAAAAGATTTATTTTAGTTTTGATACTTCAAAAACTTTAAAAGTAGCTATTGTTAAAAATGGTCAAATTGGAAATGCTGAAGATGCTATTAATAATATAGATTTATTTTCCATTTCAGAAGGTAAGCGTGGCCATCAGTTTACTGTTAATGAGTTGGAGAACATATTAAGAAAGAATATAGATAGGAGTAAGATTAGAGATCGGGATGTTGAGAATGAGATCCTAAATATTAAGAATGAAATTCAAGATAGAATAAAATCTAGATTAGTACAGATCTATAAAGGAAAGGGTGATATTTTTGTTAATATGGAAGCTAAAGAGATACTTGATTCTGCTACTAGCAAGGAATTTTATGAAATAGAAAAAGGAATATGGAATAATCCGGAAGGTGATATAGCGAAGCTATCTGATTCTGATGCGCAAACAGTTAGCAGGTCTTTAAAAAAAGTTCTTGAAAAAATTAATAACGTTCATTCTGAGTATGTAGGATCAGTAGTCTATGATAATAGTGCACGTGAAGCAGCACATCATGGATTTATGGTAGGCGTTTTCATGAATTTCCACTATAGGTATAATCTTAGAGTTTACCCAGAGCAATTTGCAGGAAGGGGTTATGCAGATATTATCTTGCTGGCTCGTGGTCCTGATCGTGCATTGGATTCTATTCCCATTATTATTGAATTAAAAGCGGGAGCAGGTTCTAATGCTACTCCAGATAAGGCTTTGCAGCAAGCAGAAAGGTATGCACAAGGTTTCCAACCAAATGTTCAGCGAGTTTTAACTACTGCAGATAACATTTTATATGTTGGTGTCAACCTTGATAATCCGTCTCCTATCTCTGATATTAAAGTATCAAATCGTGGAGAAGAAATAATTCCTCTTTTTCAAGATATGTTAAAATCCTCTGATGATTGGGATACGCAAGAGATTGGTAAAAGAGAATTAAAAGAACAGATAAAAGATAATATGGAACGTATTTATCATACGTTTCCTGGTACATCAGAGAAGGGAGATAATCATTATTTTAGTAGGTTTTTACTAGGGCAATCATTATTATTAAGTGAAGATTCAGGAACAAGTTTAAAAAAGTATATTTTTATCTATGGAGACAATATACCTACTGAAGTGCATCCTAATCTTCGTAGGCTTGGACGTCCGGCAGCTCAAAGAGCCAGAGAAAGACTGTCAGCTAACCTTGATGCAAGCCATGCAGTTGTAACAATGGTGCTCATCCCAGAAAATACAGAGAAGTTGGTTTATGTGATGAATATTGTTGAAGCTAACAGAAAAGATGTTTTGAACGGGCTGAATGAAGTTCTTCCTCTTGATAGATTAAATAGAGAAATAGGGAATAGGGAAATAATCGAATTAAGTCTTAATTTTGATACTAGATACAAGTCAGATTTTAAAAGATATCTTACTATTTGGGCTGAAAAATACAATTCTTTACAAGAGTACAACAACGGAGATAATAGATTTCAAGGTACTTTTAAAGAAGTTACTTATCCTAATGAGTTAAAAGAAACATTTGATAAAGCACTAGATATCCAATCCTTATCAATAAGAGGATATAGTAGATTATTAGAAAAAATTGGAGAAGGAATCTTTCCTTTTAAGAGTCTCGTTAATAAAGAAGCTCATTTCCAGGGAATATTGAATGGAGTGTTTAGTTATTATAGTGACTTAAAATTACAGGAATCACCAGAAACTAGAGCATTAGTTTTAACTGAGTTTCAAACTGGTAGAGGGGAACGTATTGACATGCTAGTTCATGGTATTAAGTTTGTGGCTCAAGGTGGAAATGCTGAGGAGTACACTCCAATAGGGTTAGAACTTAAGGCATCAAGGCAGGGTAAAGGGGCTCAAGCTTTATTGAGGGAAGCAAATGATCAAATAAATGAAGAGTACAAAGAAGGTGTTACCTATAAAACACTTACAGATGGTGATGAGGTAAAATTTATCGGTGTTGTTTTCGATAAAGGATCTAATAATCCGAATAAACTTATTTTAACAAGTAGGACAACCAAGGAAGGATTTATTCCTGTTGAAGTAGTTCATAGTTCAGTTCATATGCTGCCTACTGGTGAAGCAACACAATCTTTGAATAAGTTAAATCTTAATGGCTGTGCAAAGCAAAGCAATAGAAAGAAGAGAAGTATTAAATGTTTATTTTCAAAGGATGATGTGGAAAAGTTTAGTAAAGGAAGGGTAGATAAAAATAATGTAGGTAAGGTTATAATTGATAGTGAAAAGTTCCTAACTTATGTTAAAAGCAGTCAAGATGAAGGGAAAAATGCTCAGCTAATAGAGTTTATTGGAAACAAAAATATTGAGGGTGACTATAAATATTTAGTTGATAAGGTGATTGGAGCAGTTGTGTTAAAAGTCAATAGAAAAATACTAAAAATAAATTTTTACTTAGTGGACTATAAAGCCAAAGATGCTTTTAACACATTTTACGTAATTTAA